The following nucleotide sequence is from Pseudomonas sp. RC10.
TTGCCAAGGGTGGCGAAGGATTCGGGATAACGAAAAAACCAGGTCTCGGGCACGATGACCGCTTCGATCAATGCCTGCTGTTCTTCCGCCGAACGTTGCAACAACTGCCAGTAGTCAGCGTGGTCGATGGCTTTGACGACCATGCGCCGCTGACGCAACGCGCGTTCGATGATCGCTTCGCCCACCGACGCCACGTCGAGGCCGATACGGTCCTTGAGAAAGGCGAAGAAACGCGCGTCGTCAGTCATGGCGTGGCCTCGAAGGGTTCGAGGCTCAAGGGTTGTGCCGGGAATAGCAGCGCACGGACCGAGTCGTCCAGCAGGTCCTGCACGCGAATCCATTGCAGCAAGCCCAACGCGTCTTCCCGCACCGGGCCGAGGTACGGCGCCTGACGGTTGTCCAGACCGTATTCCTTGAACTCGTCAGCGGCGCAACGCAGGGTGTCGGTGGCTTGTTCGAGAATCAGCCCCAGCCATTGCGGGTTGCGCTCGGCATCAGGCCGGTAATGCACCAGCACCAGACGCGTGCTGGTGCGCGAGGGGGCCGGTTCGCCGAATGTCAGCGCGCTCATGTCGATGACCGGCACCACCACGCCTCGGTGTGCGAACACACCGGCCACCCAATGCGGCGTCTGCGCGATGGGTTTGAGGATCAGCCGAGGCAGCACCTCCGCGACTTCGGTCGCTTCCAGCGCATAGCGCTCCGTCCCGATGCGAAACAGCAGGAACAGCTTGTTCTTCGTCACCACCCCGGCGCTGCGTTTGGCTGAATGCTCGATCATGGTCGGGTCTCAGACCTTGAAACGCGAAACGCCGCTGCGCAGCCCTACCGCCACCTGGCTCAACTCGTCGATGGCAAAGCTGGCCTGGCGCAGGGATTCCACGGTCTGACTGCTGGCATCGCCCAGTTGCACCAGCGCCTGATTGATCTGCTCGGCGCCGGTGGCCTGGGCCTGCATGCCCTCGTTGACCATCAACACCCGCGGCGCCAGCGCCTGAACCTGGTGGATGATCTGCGAAAGCTGCTCGCCAACCTGAGTCACTTCGAACATGCCGCGACGCACTTCTTCCGAGAACTTGTCCATGCCCATCACGCCCGCCGACACCGCCGACTGGATCTCCCGGACCATCTGTTCGATGTCGTAGGTGGCCACAGCGGTCTGGTCTGCAAGGCGTCGCACTTCAGTGGCGACCACGGCAAAACCACGGCCATATTCGCCCGCTTTTTCGGCCTCGATGGCAGCGTTCAGCGACAGCAGGTTGGTCTGGTCGGCGACCTTGACGATGGTCACGACCACTTGGTTGATGTTGCCAGCCTTCTCGTTGAGGATCGCCAGCTTGGAGTTCACCAGATCCGCTGCGCCCATCACCGAATGCATGGTTTCTTCCATGCGCGCCAGGCCTTGCTGGCCGGAACCGGCGAGAATGGACGCCTGATCCGCAGCAGACGTGACTTCGGTCATGGTGCGCACCAGGTCGCGAGACGTCGCCGCAATTTCACGAGACGTCGCACCGATTTCAGTCGTAGTGGCGGCGGTCTCGGTGGCGGTGGCCTGTTGCTGTTTGGAAGTGGCCGCGATCTCGGTCACCGAGGTCGTGACTTGCACGGACGAACGTTGCGCTTGGGACACCAGTGCCGCCAACTCGGTGACCATGTCGTTGAACCCGGTCTGCACCGAGCCGAATTCGTCGTTGCGGTCGAGGGTCAGGCGGCTGCTCAGGTCGCCCGTGCGCATGGTTTCGAGAATCCGCACGATGCGGTTCATCGGCGCCAGAATCGTGCGCATCAGCAACAGGCCGCACGCGGCGGCCGCCAGAACGGCAACGATCAGCGAGATGCCCATGCTGATCTTCGCGGTCAGCACGGCAGAAGAAATGTTCGCGGTCGCCTGATCGGCCACGGCCTTGTTGGCCACGATCAGATCGTTGAGCTGTTTGCGACCCTGCAGCCAGACCGGGTTGACTTGGCCGTAGAACACCGTGCGCGCAGTGGCGTAATCGCCCGCTTGATAGGTTTTGATCACTTCGCTCAACAGCCGGCCATACACCTCACGCTGCTTTTCGAAGGCGTTGAAATTGGCACGATCGGTGTCGTCGTAGATGGTCTTCTTGTAACTGTCCATCTGGTTTTGCAGACGGGTGTCGAAATCGATGTACTGATCCTGTTCAGAACGGGTCAGCTCGCGCGCTTTACCCTCGCCGATCAACTCCAGGGTGCGGATGTAGCTCTCGCCCCAGGCACTGCGCACCAGGGTGCTGAAGTAGACGCCCGGCAACGCGTCATCGGCGACCGCTTCTTCGCTGTGCTGGATCGACAGCAGTCGGGTGTACGACACGACAACCATCAACAGCATGATGGCGATGATTACAGCGAAGCTCGCCAAGATACGTTGGCGCAACGTCCAATTCTTCACAGTCAGCCCTCAAGAGTTCAACACCGACAACGCCGGGTTCAAGAAGCGGACCGACAGACGGCCCAACGCGAGCCGAGTATAGCCCAGTGCCTTACGAATTAGCCCGGCTGTTTCCGACATAGATAAAGCGATAACGCACAGATATATCGGAAATATCTGACAGCTTATCGGCGGGAGGGGGGAATGCTTGATGGGACGGGCGAGGCCCAACTTTGTACCTCGTCTCTCCTGTAGGAGCGAATTCATTCGCGAAGCGGTTTTCCGGGCGATGCATCTCTATCGCCTGCACCGCCGTCTCGCGAATGAATTCGCTCCTACAGGGACGGCGGTGTTGTTCAGGGGGGATTGTGAGGGTTATTGCTGCGCTTGGCGCACTTGGCTCTCCAGCTCGGCCTTGAGCCCCGGCGCCAGTTTCAGTTGTTTCGCCAGCTCATCGAGATACGCGCGTTCCATGAAGTGCTCTTCGTCAACCATCATCACGCTTGCGAGGTACATCTCGGCGGCGATTTCAGGCGTGTGGGCGGAGCGGGCGACGTCGGCGGGGTCGAGGGGTTTGTTCAGTTCGGCATGCAGCCAATGCTGCAATTCCTGGTCGCCGGTCAGACGGGTGAATTCGCCTTCGATCAATTGCCGCTCGTTGTCATCGACGTGCCCATCAGCCTTGGCCGCAGCGACCAGCGCGCGCAAGACAGCTTCGCTGTGCTGCTCGACCTGGGCGGGGGGCACACGGTCCACCGTCTGCGGCTGACTCGGTCCCGCGCCCGGCTGGTTCGCCTGCCAGTTGCCATACGCCTTGTAGGCCAGCACACCCAATGCGGCCAGGCCGCCGTAGGTCAGCGCCTTGCCGCCCATCTTGCGGGCGCTTTTATTGCCCAGCAGCAGGCCCATTGCCCCGGCTGCCAACGCCCCGCCTCCGGCCCCTGACAGGAACCCGCTCAGGTTGCCGCCGCCGACTTTGCCCAGTAAATCGTTAAGCCCGCCTTGAGCGCCTTTGCCCTGACCGGGGTTGGCCGCGCTACCAGCCTTGTTCTGCAACAGGTCCTGACCGGATTTCAACAGCTGATCGAGCAAGCCACGGGTGTTCATAACAGACCTCCTGATTCGGGATAGACGATTCGACTCGCAGGGTATGTCGAAGT
It contains:
- a CDS encoding tellurite resistance TerB family protein, whose product is MNTRGLLDQLLKSGQDLLQNKAGSAANPGQGKGAQGGLNDLLGKVGGGNLSGFLSGAGGGALAAGAMGLLLGNKSARKMGGKALTYGGLAALGVLAYKAYGNWQANQPGAGPSQPQTVDRVPPAQVEQHSEAVLRALVAAAKADGHVDDNERQLIEGEFTRLTGDQELQHWLHAELNKPLDPADVARSAHTPEIAAEMYLASVMMVDEEHFMERAYLDELAKQLKLAPGLKAELESQVRQAQQ
- a CDS encoding chemotaxis protein CheW, whose amino-acid sequence is MIEHSAKRSAGVVTKNKLFLLFRIGTERYALEATEVAEVLPRLILKPIAQTPHWVAGVFAHRGVVVPVIDMSALTFGEPAPSRTSTRLVLVHYRPDAERNPQWLGLILEQATDTLRCAADEFKEYGLDNRQAPYLGPVREDALGLLQWIRVQDLLDDSVRALLFPAQPLSLEPFEATP
- a CDS encoding methyl-accepting chemotaxis protein, producing the protein MKNWTLRQRILASFAVIIAIMLLMVVVSYTRLLSIQHSEEAVADDALPGVYFSTLVRSAWGESYIRTLELIGEGKARELTRSEQDQYIDFDTRLQNQMDSYKKTIYDDTDRANFNAFEKQREVYGRLLSEVIKTYQAGDYATARTVFYGQVNPVWLQGRKQLNDLIVANKAVADQATANISSAVLTAKISMGISLIVAVLAAAACGLLLMRTILAPMNRIVRILETMRTGDLSSRLTLDRNDEFGSVQTGFNDMVTELAALVSQAQRSSVQVTTSVTEIAATSKQQQATATETAATTTEIGATSREIAATSRDLVRTMTEVTSAADQASILAGSGQQGLARMEETMHSVMGAADLVNSKLAILNEKAGNINQVVVTIVKVADQTNLLSLNAAIEAEKAGEYGRGFAVVATEVRRLADQTAVATYDIEQMVREIQSAVSAGVMGMDKFSEEVRRGMFEVTQVGEQLSQIIHQVQALAPRVLMVNEGMQAQATGAEQINQALVQLGDASSQTVESLRQASFAIDELSQVAVGLRSGVSRFKV